One stretch of Pirellulales bacterium DNA includes these proteins:
- a CDS encoding cysteine desulfurase: MNARTIYLDYNATTPLAADVAEAMARCYAEGYVNPESQHAPGRRARAALEDAREGLAQLLGAQITGRDADRLIFTSGGTEANNLALFGLAGAPPARVVVSAIEHPSVSRAADELARRGHQVERLPAARTGLVKLESIEQLAAPDPPGAVPRLASLMLVNNETGVVQPVAALVDRLASLGTLVHTDAVQAVGKLPLDFRALGVAAMTATAHKVSGPRGIGVLIVRAGVPLEPQLFGGQQQLGLRPGTEDVALAVGFHRAVESAVQNLSVEVARQTRLREEFEARLRAGEPELVIHGLAAARVGNTTNVSFPGLDRQQLLLKLDLVGVACSTGSACASGSSDPSPTLVAMGCPEGEIDSSLRFSLGCATTSEEMVEAAARILNVCRQLRNEKTAAKTPVGGRFNG, translated from the coding sequence ATGAACGCCCGGACGATCTATCTCGACTACAACGCCACGACGCCCTTGGCAGCCGACGTCGCCGAGGCGATGGCCCGTTGCTACGCCGAGGGCTACGTCAACCCGGAAAGCCAGCACGCCCCCGGTCGCCGGGCGCGCGCTGCGCTAGAAGATGCCCGCGAGGGTCTGGCCCAGCTTCTGGGCGCGCAGATCACGGGCCGCGACGCCGACCGCTTGATTTTCACCAGCGGCGGCACCGAGGCGAACAATCTGGCGCTTTTCGGCCTGGCCGGAGCGCCGCCGGCGCGCGTGGTCGTATCGGCGATCGAGCACCCCAGCGTTTCGCGCGCGGCCGACGAATTGGCACGGCGCGGTCACCAAGTCGAACGGCTGCCCGCGGCGCGAACCGGCCTCGTCAAGCTCGAATCGATCGAGCAACTCGCGGCGCCCGATCCGCCCGGCGCGGTTCCGCGTCTGGCCAGCTTGATGCTGGTCAATAACGAGACGGGAGTCGTGCAGCCGGTGGCAGCACTTGTCGACCGGCTCGCATCGCTGGGAACGCTCGTGCACACCGATGCGGTACAGGCCGTCGGCAAGCTGCCGCTCGATTTTCGCGCCTTGGGCGTGGCCGCGATGACCGCCACGGCGCATAAGGTTTCCGGTCCGCGCGGCATCGGCGTGCTGATCGTGCGGGCCGGCGTGCCGCTCGAACCGCAGTTGTTCGGTGGCCAGCAGCAGCTCGGCCTGCGACCGGGCACCGAAGACGTGGCTCTGGCCGTGGGCTTCCATCGGGCGGTCGAATCGGCGGTGCAAAACCTGTCCGTAGAGGTTGCGCGACAAACGCGCTTGCGCGAGGAATTCGAGGCCCGACTGCGGGCCGGGGAACCGGAGCTGGTGATTCACGGCCTCGCGGCGGCGCGGGTGGGGAACACGACGAACGTGTCGTTTCCAGGCCTGGACCGGCAACAGTTGTTGCTCAAACTCGATCTGGTCGGAGTTGCCTGCTCGACCGGTTCGGCGTGTGCCAGCGGGTCGAGCGATCCCTCGCCGACGCTGGTGGCGATGGGCTGTCCCGAGGGGGAAATCGACTCGTCGCTCCGGTTCAGTCTGGGCTGCGCAACGACGAGCGAAGAAATGGTCGAAGCCGCCGCGCGTATCTTGAACGTTTGCCGGCAGTTGCGCAACGAAAAAACTGCGGCAAAAACGCCCGTTGGCGGTCGCTTCAACGGCTGA
- the scpB gene encoding SMC-Scp complex subunit ScpB, producing the protein MMRLEAVLMLAQEPVAARKLAQLASLADATEARTLIGRLNELYDRTATAFSVAEIAGGYQLLSRTAYGPWLRRLHSGGAETRLSTPALETLAVVAYRQPVLRADVEAIRGVQCGEILRQLMERDLVRICGRSPELGRPFLYGTTKRFLQIFGLRHLDELPRAELFRAKPSQRLADDVPEQDPTAEHELKEEPAVTVVFDREIATEDELREDAAGGAADRLPGARRPQLVGAKREEEEEEEEDEEWEDEDEGDEEDDDWDEEEDDEEDEEEDEEDFEDAEWEEVDDEGDEEEGDEEEDEDWDDDEEDDDEDWDDEEEEDDAE; encoded by the coding sequence ATGATGCGCCTCGAAGCCGTCTTAATGCTTGCCCAGGAACCCGTTGCGGCGAGGAAATTGGCCCAATTGGCTAGCTTGGCGGACGCGACGGAAGCGCGTACATTAATCGGCCGGCTGAACGAGCTTTACGACCGCACCGCCACGGCGTTTTCGGTGGCCGAAATCGCCGGTGGATACCAGTTGCTGTCGCGAACGGCCTACGGACCGTGGCTGCGCCGTTTACACTCCGGCGGCGCCGAAACGCGGTTGTCGACACCGGCCCTGGAGACCTTGGCCGTGGTCGCCTACCGTCAGCCGGTGTTGAGGGCTGACGTCGAGGCGATTCGCGGAGTACAGTGTGGCGAAATTTTGCGGCAGCTCATGGAGCGTGATCTGGTCCGCATCTGCGGCAGGTCACCCGAGTTAGGTCGTCCCTTTTTATACGGAACCACCAAGCGATTCCTCCAAATCTTCGGCCTGCGACATCTGGATGAATTGCCCCGCGCCGAATTGTTTCGGGCGAAGCCCTCGCAGCGGCTCGCCGACGATGTACCCGAGCAAGATCCCACTGCTGAACATGAACTGAAAGAGGAGCCTGCTGTGACCGTCGTATTCGATCGCGAGATTGCCACCGAGGATGAACTGCGTGAAGACGCCGCGGGCGGTGCCGCGGACCGTCTTCCCGGCGCTCGTCGTCCCCAGCTCGTCGGCGCCAAGCGCGAAGAGGAAGAAGAGGAAGAGGAAGACGAGGAATGGGAAGATGAGGACGAAGGCGACGAGGAAGACGACGATTGGGATGAAGAAGAGGACGACGAAGAGGACGAAGAGGAAGACGAAGAAGACTTCGAAGACGCCGAATGGGAAGAAGTCGACGATGAAGGTGACGAAGAAGAAGGCGACGAAGAGGAAGATGAAGACTGGGACGACGACGAAGAGGACGACGACGAGGACTGGGATGACGAAGAGGAAGAAGACGACGCAGAGTAG